The following are encoded in a window of Ptychodera flava strain L36383 unplaced genomic scaffold, AS_Pfla_20210202 Scaffold_144__1_contigs__length_111159_pilon, whole genome shotgun sequence genomic DNA:
- the LOC139126875 gene encoding solute carrier family 2, facilitated glucose transporter member 3-like, whose protein sequence is MDQEYRDNQGHVTVPLVFSTAAAVCGSFQFGYNTGVINSPQMVIEDFINDTSMKRTGEPMPQDKIQFLWSVIVAIFAIGGMIGSLCAGAVANAMGRRGGMLFSDLFSIIGGLLMLLSKTASSYEMIIVGRLIIGFYCGLSTGLVPMYLSEVAPTNLRGALGVCHQLFVTIGILVAQVLGLSEILGNSTYWPLLLGLTMVPAVYQLLTFPFCPESPRYLLLNKQRDKECEKALVKLRGMADVSDDIDEMKFESEKEKSEEKIGIIELFRRRSLRRPLTISIILQLSQQLSGINVVLYYSTLVFVSAGVSEVNSRYATVGTGAALVLVTLISVPLMDKAGRRTLHLCGLGVMFLAGVVLTISLLLTDVWKGAAFISILSVIVFVTAFGIGPGSIPWLIVAELFSQGPRPAAISVAFLVNWTANFLVGITFPSLLSAMKAYVFLPYVALLAIFWLYTFKFVPETKNKSFEEIAAIFRQESLKSYYGSTGRDPKTANTAFDN, encoded by the exons ATGGATCAAGAATACAGAGACAATCAG GGTCATGTAACAGTACCACTGGTATTTTCAACTGCGGCGGCAGTATGTGGTTCATTTCAGTTTGGATACAATACTGGTGTCATCAATTCCCCACAGATG GTTATAGAAGATTTTATAAATGATACAAGTATGAAGAGAACTGGAGAGCCAATGCCACAGGATAAAATACAGTTCCTGTGGTCTGTCATCGTCGCCATCTTTGCCATTGGTGGTATGATTGGGTCTTTGTGTGCTGGTGCTGTGGCTAACGCCATGGGAAG GAGAGGTGGAATGTTGTTCAGTGATCTATTTTCCATCATTGGTGGGTTATTAATGCTGCTCAGCAAAACAGCGTCATCTTATGAAATGATCATCGTAGGAAGACTTATCATCGGATTTTACTGCG GGTTGAGCACTGGTTTGGTTCCAATGTATTTATCAGAAGTAGCACCAACCAATCTGCGTGGAGCTCTCGGTGTTTGTCATCAGCTGTTTGTCACCATTGGTATACTTGTTGCTCAGGTACTTGGACTTTCTGAAATACTTG GTAATAGCACATACTGGCCATTGTTACTTGGTCTAACCATGGTACCAGCAGTCTACCAGCTCCTGACATTTCCATTTTGCCCAGAAAGCCCTCGCTATTTACTCCTCAACAAACAAAGAGATAAAGAATGTGAAAAAG CCCTGGTTAAGCTGCGCGGCATGGCAGACGTTAGTGACGATATTGATGagatgaaatttgaaagtgaaaaagaaaaaagtgaagAAAAAATTGGAATAATTGAATTATTCAGAAGACGGTCATTGCGTAGACCTTTGACAATCAGTATCATTTTACAGCTATCCCAGCAGCTGTCAGGAATTAATGTG GTACTTTACTACTCAACATTGGTCTTTGTTTCTGCTGGTGTTTCTGAAGTAAACAGTCGCTATGCTACAGTCGGTACTGGTGCCGCTCTGGTTCTTGTAACTCTCATTTCT GTTCCTCTGATGGACAAAGCTGGTAGACGGACTTTACATTTGTGTGGTCTGGGAGTTATGTTTTTAGCTGGAGTGGTTCTTACCATTTCACTCCTACTTACT GATGTCTGGAAAGGTGCTgcttttatcagtattttgagTGTCATCGTATTTGTGACAGCATTTGGTATAGGCCCAG GATCGATACCATGGTTGATTGTTGCTGAGCTGTTCTCACAAGGACCAAGGCCAGCTGCTATTAGTGTGGCTTTCCTGGTAAATTGGACTGCAAACTTCCTGGTCGGAATCACATTCCCATCACTCCTT TCTGCTATGAAGGCATATGTGTTTCTGCCCTATGTGGCTCTTTTGGCAATATTCTGGCTGTACACATTCAAGTTTGTGCCTGAAACCAAGAACAAGAGTTTTGAAGAGATTGCTGCTATCTTCAGACAGGAGAGCTTGAAGAGTTACTATGGAAGTACAGGTCGTGACCCCAAAACAGCAAACACTGCTTTTGACAACTAA